In Gammaproteobacteria bacterium, the DNA window CAACAATGAAATTCTTGCCGGTGAGCACAGACATGCTTTCAACCAGCGCATTGATGTCGGCATCCTTGAGATTCAGGGTCACCGGCGCGGCCAGCGCTGGCAATGCCAGGAACCCGCCCAGCAATGCCGCCAGGATTTGGCGGCGCAAGGCATACCATTGGGAAGTCAGCCGTTTGTTAAGCCAATGAGTCATGGTTATCTTCAAAAAAATCAGTAGACACGGTAGCCAGTGCAACCGTTCCCCAGCGAGGTCCCCGGTTACGAGCCATCCAGGGTAAAGGTCAGAGGAACTTCGGCGCCATTGCGCAACACCCGAACGTCAATTTGGCTGGCGTTTATCAATTCTTGCAGGAGCGCCAGGCCCTGGGCCGGGCTGCTCAGGCGCATCCCGTTGATCTCGGTCAGTACGTCGCCGCCGTTTAAACCGAGTTGCTGGAAAATGCGCCGGTCGCGGCCTGGACGCAACCGGAAGCCAACAAACCGGCCATTTTGCACATAAGGACTGGCAAAGGCGATATCCTCCAACGCCTGGGACCGACTTGACGCTTCGCCACGCAATCGTCCAGCAATGTCACTGGCGTCAATCGCCTGGGGCGCATTAAACGTCGTCGGCCCCGGTTCTTCCACCGGCATCGGTGGTTCCGGTGGTTCGGGCGCGACTACCGGACGATTGGGATCATCCAGCTTCGGTAGCTTGATCAGTTCCTCCCGACCATTGCGGGACACCACGACCTGGTCGCGCTCAATCCGTTCCAGCCTTGCGCCTCCGGGCAAGGGATCGCCAATTCGATAACCCCGCTCCAGACTGTTGCCATCGGCAATGAGCGCCAGCGCTGAACCCTGGTTGCGTTCGGTGAAAAAAACGCCTACCAGGCGCAGATTCAGTGGCGTGACCGGCACAACAACCGGCGGCGGAGCTACTGGCCGATGGGTTTCAACCTTGCCGAAGAGATGCCACGCGCGGATAGCGGCGACATCCGCCGGTTGCTGGGAAGTAGAGCCTTCGCCGGTCGCCAATCCCGCTGCTGGCTCTGTTGTAATCTGAATCGGGGATGACGATTGGCCGGTCAGCATCGCCAAAGTCAACCTGGCCAGCGTGTGCGCCAGGGCGATCACCAGTAGCATGTTGACAGCAATCACGGCCGCCCGCGACCCGGTTTCGGAACGGGGCAGTATTCGCGGCAGGAATTGCGCGATTATCCGCAGTATGTGCGGCGTGGCCTTCACAAGAGACAACTTCATGGGAGGATCACAACATCATGCTCCCAGCATAACAAAAAAACGATCTCGATTGGCCCCGACTTTCCATGATCGGACAGTCAACGCTGGCCTCGGGACAATGCCAGGGAAGGCGTAATTGCTGTAACTCCAGCAACTGCGGGTTTAGCGCGCACGCCGATGACCCGACCTGACTGTAGAGGTCGCGGCAACTGAAGGTGTTGAGTCATCAGGTCGCCCAGCCGGTTGAGTACAGGCAGGGGCATCGTCGCGCTATGCCGTTCAGCCAGGTCTACATGAATCACGATGAGTTCTGTGGTCGCTGACAGGAATCCGCGCGTGGCATGGTAGAGACGGTGAAAATAGTGAATGCGCTTGCTGTCGAAACCCAGCAATTGCGTGGTGATGCGCATGGGATCGCCCGCAACGAGTTCGCGTTGATAGTTGACATGGCTTTCCACCACGAAAGCGGAGCATTGCTGGCTTTCACGGTAGTCCTGACCCATGCCCAAATAATCCATGAGGGCATCGGTCGCATGGTCAAAGGCCAGAACGTAATAAGCTACGTTCATGTGGCCATTATAATCGATCCATTCGGGAGGTACGATGCCGGTGTACAAGCTCAGGGGGGATTCGATCCGCATGTTTATAATCGTCATATTCCGTGAAAGCGCGGTACGCTACCTGCTTTTGCCACATTACGCAATGGCTTGGATTCTTGCAGCCGCCAGCAGATTCTGAAACCAGGATTTCAGCAACCAATCGGATAGCATCGGCAAGTCGTCGTGAATCGTGTTGGAAAGCGCTCGCGCCCAGAGTAACCCGATGCGGGCCAACTGGCGTAAGACCAATCCGAAAACCAGCCAGATGAGCCAAATCGGAATGACCGTCAGAATGCCAGTGACCAGATACCGTTGCGTGCGCGGTGGCAACTTGTGATGATGTGGGTTATTCGCCATATTGAAAGTCTCGATAAGCCTTTTCAGGAGTATGCCTGTTATGTCCTCTGCAACCTGCTTGCCCGCGTTGATTGAGCCGGAGTCGTTGCAAACCCATCTGGCCGATCCGGCGGTTTTAATCGTTGATCTCTGCGATCCGGCCAGTTACGCCGCCGGCCATATTCCGGGCGCGGTTCACCTGGCGTACTCGGAGCTGATTCGGATCAAACCGCCGGCAATGGGTCTATTGCCCGCGGAGAGTGACTTGAGCCAAGTGTTCTCACGGCTTGGGTTGATTCCGGAGCAGCAGGTGGTTGCTTATGACGAGGAGGGCAACGGCCGCGCGGGCCGGTTGCTGTGGACGCTGGCGGCGCTGGGGCACGAGCGGCTGTCCATGCTCAACGGCGGCATTCATGCCTGGGACGCCGTCGGCGGGGCGCTGGAAGCCCAGTTTCGCCATCCAGAACGCCGCACGTATCAAGCCCAGTTCGTAAACCCAGAGGCCGTTGCCGACCGTGATTATATTCTATCGCGACTGGGCCAAGCGGATGTGGCGTTGCTGGATACCCGCACCGCCGCTGAATACGCCGGGGCGGATGTGCGGGCGGTCCGCGGCGGCCACATCCCCGGCGCGGTGAATCTGAACTGGACCGACGCCATGGATTCGCAACGGCAATTACGTTTCCAACCCGATCCGGTTTTGCGTGAAATGCTGGAAATTCGCGGCGTCACTCCGGACAAAGAAGTGATTGTGTATTGTCAAACGCATCACCGTTCGGCGCATACCTACTGGGTGTTGCGTCACCTGGGTTATTCACGGCTGCGCGGCTATCCGGGCGCTTGGTCGGAATGGGGCAACGATCCGGCTTTGCCGATCGAAACCTGAGATTGCTTCAGCTTCCGTCTGGCGCTGCGACAAACAATCGTTCCCGATAAAATCTGAGTTCTTCAATCGAATCGCGAACATCCTGGAGCGCCAAATGGGTCGAGGACTTGTTAAAGCCCTTGATCCGTTCGGGATACCAGCGCCGCCCCAACTCCTTCACCGTGCTCACATCCAGATTGCGGTAATGGAACCAGGCTTCCAGTTCCGGCATCCAGCGCGCCAGAAAGCGCCGGTCCTGACAAATGCTGTTGCCGCACATCGGCGATTTATCGCGGGGAACGAGCGGGCGCAAAAATTCCAGAGTGCGCAATTCAGCCTCGCGCTCGTCAATGCGGCTGGCGCGGACCCGGGCAATCAACCCGGATTCGCCATGCTGTTTCTGATTCCAGTCATCCATTGCTGCCAGCACGGCATCGCTTTGATGGATCGCCAGCACCGGCCCCTCGGCGAGAATATTGAGTTGGCTGTCGGTCACGATGGTGGCGATTTCGATAATGTAGTCTGTCTGGGGCGCCAGGCCGGTCATTTCCAAATCGATCCAGATCAGGTTTTCGGGAGACATGAATTGGGTTCTCTTCACTTTTTCCAGGTTTGGCCATCAGGTCTCAGGTTCTTATCCCTTGATCCCGCCCAGCATGATTCCGGCGATGTAGTAGCGTTGCAAGACCACGAACAATAACATGACCGGCAACACGGTCAGCACCGAACCGGCCATCATCAATTCGGTATCCTGCACATGCTCGCCCAGCAGATTGGCTAACGCAACCGGCAGAGTCTGCATTGCGCTGTCGGTCAGCACGATCAGCGGCCACATAAAATCATTCCACGTCCCCATGAAAGTAAAAATCCCTAGCGTGACCAGGATCGGTCGGCACAACGGCAGCACCAGCGACCAGTAGATGCGAAATTCGCTGGCGCCATCCATGCGCGCTGCATCCAGCAGGCTATCGGGAATCGCCAGTAAATATTGGCGGATCAGAAAGATGCCGAAAATGCTGGCCATGCCGGGAATAATCACCCCCCCGTAAGTATTAATTAATCCGAACTGCTTGAGCAGCAAGAACAGCGGCAGCATCGCTACCTGGGCGGGAATGACCAGCGCCGCCAGCAAACTCTGAAACAACCGGTCGCGGCCCCGGAAGCGGAACTTGGCGAAAGCGTAACCGGCCATGGAGTTAATGAGCAGTGAAATTAGAGTCACTGCGCTGGCCAGCAGCGTACTGTTCAACAGATACCGGGCGAGATCAAGGCGCGTGAACAGCGCTCTGTAATGTTCAAAAGTCATCGCGCTCGGCCACAGGCGCGGCGGATAGCTGGTCGCTTCGCCGGGCGGCATCAGCGACGCCGCGATCATCCACCACAACGGGGTCAGCGTCAGTAACAAGCCCAGCGCTAGCAGGCTGTACCACAAAGCCGGCAGCAAACGATTGATCAATCGATTCACGAGGGTTCTCTCTGCCGCAGCTTCAATTGCAGCAGCGTTCCAGCCAGAATCAGCGCGAACAATACAAACGCCACTGCCGAAGCGTAACCCATGTTCCACCAGCGGAAGCCCTCTTCATACATCAGCAGCACCACGCTCAAGGTGCGATTCGCCGGTCCGCCCTGGGTCATCACATAAGGTTCCGCAAACACCTGAAAATAGCCGATCATGGTCATTAAGGCCACGAACAGAAAGGTCGGTCCTAACAACGGCAGGGTGATGTAGCGAAACTGCCGCCAAGCGCCTGCGCCATCAATGCGCGCCGCCTCGTAAAGTTGCGTCGGAATATTCTGCAAACCGGCGATAAAGATAATCATGTTGAAACCGAAATTCTTCCAGACCGCCATCAGGATGATCGCCGGCATCGCCCAATCCGGGTCACCCAGCCAATCGATGGGATCGACACCTGCCAGACTCAGCAGATAATTCAGCAATCCATAGCGGGGATGGTAGAGATAACGCCAAACCACCGCCACCGCCACCAGCGTAGTGACTACCGGCAGGAAGAACGCGGCGCGGAAGAAGCCGGGAAAGCGGGTTAGCGGCGCATTCACCAGCAGCGCCGCACCCAGGGAAACCGCCACTGACAGTGGTCCGCCAACAATGACAAAATAAAAGGTATTGCCGAGCGCCGTCCAGAACAGCGGACTTTGCAGAAGTTGCAGATAGTTGCTAAAGCCGATAAAGCGCAAGCGGTCGAGATCGCCCAGCGCATAAATGTCGAAATCGGTAAAACTCAACAATAATGCCGCAAATATGGGCAGAAAGAAGAACACGGCAATCAATAACAAGGCCGGCGCTAGAAAAGCCCAGGCGCTGGAAATGCGTAAATGCGGGTGATAAATCATGGCGTTAGACCCTGCTCCAGCAACCACCGGCGCTTCTCAAGAATTTGGTCGACATCTCGATCCAGCGCGGTTAGCGCTTCATCGACCGACATTTCCTGACGCACCGCCAATTCGGCGTAATAGGCAATGCGATTGGCGATGCGCTCCCATTCCGGAATCGGCGGCGTGGGTTGAACCTGCTGCAATTGCTGGCGGAAGGCTTGGGCGTAGCGGTTGCTCGCCAACACCGGAGCGCTCCAAGCCGACTGTCGGGCCGGCAGATCGCCGGTCAATTGGTAAAATCGCGCTTGTTGTTCGGGCTGCGCGAGATACTCCAGCAGTTTCCATGCAGCCTCCTGACGTGGCGACGTTCGGCTCAGCGCCAGGCTGGCGCCGCCGGCCAGCGATGCGCCCGGCAACGCCGCTGTTATCCACTTCCCTTGCATCGCCACGGGCAACCGCCGTCCAAACTCGCCGATATTCCACGGCCCGCTGACATAAACGGCGAAAGCGCCATTAGCGAATTCCTGATAGATGTTGGTCATCTGGCTATGGCTGACCGGCGGCGCCAGCCCCTCGTCAAACAGACTGAGATAAAAGGTAAACGCCTCACGGAAGCGGGGATCTTGAAAATGGCCGTACTGGTTTCGGTCGCGCAGCAAGTCCGCGCCGTGTTGCAGGGCGAGAATGACTGGCAACTGCCATTCATTAATCGGCAGCAGGATCGCGTAGCGTTCGGCGCCACTCAGGGTTTTAAGCCGGGCCATGGCTTGCAGCCAGTCATCCCAAGTCGCCGGTGGTTCGTTGAAACCCACTTCTGCGAGTAAATCGGTTCGATAAAAAAACAACCGGGTATCGACGTACCAGGGCAAAGCCCAGGTCTGATTGTCCAAGCGGTTAGTGGCGAGAATGCCGGGGAAATAATCGGCCAGTGCGGCATCCGGCCAGGTTTTCAGTCGCTCGTCCAACGGCGCAACGGCGCGCAGGGCCACAAATTCGGGAATCCAGGTATTGCCCAGTTGGAACAAGTCGGGCATCGCGTCACCGGCGTAAGCGGTCAACAGTTTTTCATGCGCTGCGCTCCAGGGAATTTGTTGCACCCGCACCCGGATGTCGGGATAACGACGTTCAAATCCGGGCAATAACGCCTTGACTTGTTCGCCTTCCTGACCCATCGCCCAGAATTCCACCACGACCGGTCGGTCAACAGCGGAGCCACAGCCGATTAGCCACAGGGTGACGAACAGGAGCAGGGATAACCTGGACAATATCAATATCCTCGCTAACTTCGAGATCTTCCAGGGTGGGCAGAAAAAACAGCCAGCGCTGGAACAGCTTGATCAGAAATCCGGGACTACCGGTCTCGAACCAGTCATTGCGGTAGACACGACCCTTGTCAATGAACAGCAGGATGTCGAAAGAGTTGTAGACCAGTTCCCCAGGAAAGTCGTAGTCGTTGTACCAGCGTTTCAGCTTATCCTGTTTTCGATGATGCTTTACAGACTGCAGATGCCAATCAGCAAGGGCGCGTGTGGGTCGGTCATGATGTGGAATCAGTCGGGTTGGTCAATAGTGTAAGTGTAGTGTCTGCATCAATTCAATTGATTTATCATGTTTTCTGGCAACCGACGCTGAAGCTGTCCGAATACCCAAATGAACCCTAATTCTCATGAAAACCGATTCCTCGATTTACGAATTTCTGGCGACGGGCGCTGAGGCGTTCCGGGTGCTGACCGGTGGCATGACCCTGACCGGGGCCTACCGCTTTAATGCGAATTAAGAGCTTCATCCTCAACTCGTTGAAAACCCGATTTCTGGATTTTCGTCAGCAATTCGATGAGTAACGTAACGTATTTATATTTAAGGATATTAGTTAGCTCTTAATTCGCATTTTACCTCACTGACCCTGAAAGGCATCGAACGGCGGCTAGACGGCATCTACGAACCGGATGGGCATGACGGACCCGTCTATGTCATCGAATTCCAGGGGCAAGCCTGGGCACCGGCCCGGTATAACCTGCTGGCCAAAATCGGACTCTACGGCGAGTTGCACCCGGAGCGGGATGTGCGCGGGCTGTTGATTTTTCTCCACAAGGGCGACGATGCCGGCGCGCCGCCCGTCGCGGTTGAATCGTTGTTCACCGTCGCCTATCTAGACGAGATTCTGCCGGCGTGGCGGGCGCGGGAACCGGACAATCCCTTTGTCGCGGTTTTTACACCGCTCCTGGTCAAAGCGGATGATGAGCTGTGGACCTGCGCACCCCACGCCTGGCAAACCATTCAGACCGCGCCCCTGAAACCCGCGACACGCATCACCCTGGAGCGGATTCTGGAATTCTGGTTGTTTGAACGATTTCCTTTCTTGACGATGAAGGAGTTGCGAACCATGTTGAGCGTACTATTGTCCTGCTAATAGAGAAATTCACTAAAATATTCGTCATATAATTGATTTTTATAAATTATTAAAAAATACATCCCTTGGAATGTAGGGATCACTGCTAGCGAGACTATAACACCGCTTGAACAAACCGTGATCTATAAAGAGATTTTTGCCGAGGGCGAGGCCAAGGGCAAAGCCGAGGGCGAGGCCAGGGGCGAGGCCAGAGGCGAGGCCAGAGGCGAGGTCAAGGGTAAAGCCGAGGGTCTGAAACGGTTGCTGACCCGGCGGTTTGGCCGGGTGCCCCGCTGGGCGATCCAGCGCTTGGACACGGCGGCGATGGAACAACTGGATGCCTGGTTGGAGGGGATTTTCGACGCCCGCAGTCTGGAGGAGCTAATCGGCCCTAAACCGAAGAAGAGTGTGAAGCCGTCTGCTGACGTATAAATTTTGAATCATGAATTCCCCCTTTAGCAAAGGGGGAGGTAAACAAACATCCTATTCCAGAATCTTGATCTACCCGCCTCGCCCCATCGACGCATCCAGCGCCGTGACCAATGCAGAGGCCGGTCGGTCATGAAACACCCCGCACTCTGCGCCGCGCGCTGGGTCCATGCCGCGCAGGAACAGATAAAACACCCCGCCGAAATGCCGCTCATAGTCGTAATCCAGCACCCGCAACCCTAAATAACGGTGCAACGCCACGGTATAAATCAAGTATTGCAACACATACGCCTCGCGGGCCATGGCCTCTGCCAACCGCTCCGGCTGATACGCCGCCGGTTCCGGGCCAAGCCAGTTGGATTTGTAATCCACCAGATAAAACCGCCCTTCCGCTTCAAACACCAGGTCAATAAAGCCTTTCATGTAACCGCGCAGGGGACTGAACTCCAGATTTTCGATCATTTCCGCAAACGGACCCGCCGCGTACCCATGCCGTTCCAGCACCCGTCGCAACGCCTCGGGACGCAGGTGCGCCAGCGGGTAATAAAACTCCAGTTCGTTCAACCGTCGATCCAGCGTTACCGCCTCCAAGCGCAATTCACTGCCATCCAGCGGCGTCGCCAGCACCCGTTCCACCCAGTTGGCAACGACCGGCGTCCATTCCTCCGCTTCCAGACCATGCCCGGTCAAGGTGCGCTCCACCAGTTTCTCCAATCGCTCCCGATCCTGTTGACTGAAATCCAGCCGCTCAAAAATGGCGTGCAAACAAGTTCCTGCCCGTGCGCCGCGTGGGAAGCTGAAGAGGTCCAGACGTGGCGTGGCTAACCACTCGGGTTCGGCCATCGGCGCAACGGTGGTCATGTCATAGTCCGGCATTTCCGCCGACAGCCCCACCGTGAGCGAGGTAAAACTGCCCACGCGCCAAAACTCAGCCAGCGAGCCGGTGAACGTGCGCGCCCGTAACACCGGTTCTTCTACCGTCGGCGGTTGATAACGGCTGCCGGTTTCCTCGGGCAAGGGCGTGATCGCCACCGTGTCCCCCGCTGGGGCAAAGGCGCTCTGCAAGTCACCGAGAAAGGCAGCGGGCGTGAGGCTGTCAAACCGCTGTCGGGTGACATCCAGCGCATCCTGCGTAGGCCCGACGGCTGCGGGATGATGCAACAACCAAGCAGGCGGCGCGGTGTCCGCCTCTTTAATCTTGCCCCAAACCAGGTAGCAACGCTGCTTGGCGCGGGTCAACGCAACGTAGAACAAGCGCAGACTCTCGGCCATTTCCTCCCGCCGGGCCAGTCGAATTGCCGGGTCATCGTCCTCAACGCCAATCGCCAGAACAGAACGGCGCAAATCCGCCGGGTCGTGATACAGCACTCGATCCTCTTCGCCAGTGCGCAACCGACCATCCCACAGGAACGGACAGAACACGATTTCATATTCCAGTCCCTTGCTCTTGTGGACGGTGACAATCCGCACCAGATTTTCATCGCTTTCCAGGCGCAATTGCTGCTCTTCGTCCTTATTCGCCGGCAGGCGGCGGCTGTCGCCCAGCCATTTGAGTAATCCGGCCATGCCCGGATGGGCGCGACTGGCGATGTGCAGCAATTCCGCCAGATGCAGCACATTGGTCAAACGCCGCTCGCCGTCGCGGAAGGCCAGCAGGCGTTGCGGCACGCCTTCGTGGATCAGCCAGACGCGGAAGAAACGCATGAAGCTGTGCTCCTGCCACAATTGCCGGTAATCCTGGAATTTCTCCAACCAACGCGCCCAAGTCTGCTCCTCTTCATGCAACTGATGCAGGGTTTCGCCGCTTAACCCGAACAGCGCGGACGCCAGCGCAGTGCGCACCCGGCCCTCATGACCGGGTTCAGCAATCGCCGCCAGCAACCATTCCAGTTGTCGCGCTTCGTCGGAGAGAAACACGCTGTCATCAGCGTGCTGGACGCTGGGCACGTTCAGTTGCAACAACTGTCGGCGGATTAGGCGTCCCTGCCAATGGCTGCGCACCAACACCGCAATATCGCCGCCGGCCAGCGGTCGTTCGCCGATGTGCGCCTGATGGCGCGCACCCAGATTCAGCAACCGGGCGATTTCCGCCGCAGTGGCTTGAGCCGCTTGCTTGCCCGCTACGCCCTTGTTGATCGGCTTGCCGGAGGCGTCGGATTCGACCTGCCAGAGATGCAAGGGCGGCTCCAACTGGCCCTGAATACGCAAGGGGGGGTGTTGCTTGCGCTCTGCGGGAATCGCCGGATGGAAGGGAATACCCTCGAACAGAAAGGGCTGATCCTTGACCGCGCCGAACACCGCGTTCAACGCCGTCAACAGACGCGGATCGGAGCGCCAATTTACATCGAGAGTATGCTGTTGCTGCGTGTCGCTACGAGCGGTCAGGTAGGCAAAAATGTCCGCGCCACGAAAGCTGTAGATGGCCTGTTTCGGATCGCCGACCAGGAACACCGGCTTGCCGGTTCCGACATAGATACGCCGAAAAATCTCGTACTGCACCGGATCGGTGTCCTGAAATTCGTCAATCAGCGCCGCCGCATAGCGGTTACGTAAGGTTTCAATCAGCGCCGCGCCCCGGTGGGCGTCGTGCAGGGCGCTATGCAAATCTAACAGCAAGTCGTCGTAGGACTGTAGTTGTTGCCGCCGCTTGCGCAGCGCCAGTTCCCGGTTGCAGTATTCCAGCAATTGCACCGGAATTTGGTAACGACAGTAATCCGCCAGCGCCTCACAGGCGGTGTTCAGCGCGTCGCAGGCGTCGAAAAAAATATGGTGCGGCGCGGTTTGGCCTTTCTTCAGCGAAACATGCAGTTTGGACATCGTAAACTGTTCAAACTTATTGAACAACATCAGTTTTGGCGGATCGGCGCTGAGATAGGCATCCATCGTCTCCAGCCAGCCGGGAATGGATTTCAGGTTATATTTCTGCCGGTTCAAAGCCGGCGAATTGAGTAGCAAATCCTCGATGGCGGCCCGATCCTGTCGCCATACATCACGCGCTTTTTGAAAGGCGGCGATGAACGCCTGCTCCAGCGCCGCGCCGTTGGCATCGCCGTTCGGCGTCATGATATGCAGATACGGTTTGCCAAGATGCGGTTCGACCTGTTTCAGCAAGGTTTGCGGGCTGTCGCCCCGATCCAGGAAATATTGCACCACTAGGGGCGAACCGGGATAGAACTGCCGACGCCAGAAATCTTCAACAATCTCTTGCAACAACTCACGGGTATCGGCCATCAGTTCGGTATCGAACGACAGACCGCTCTCAAACGCATTGTCGCCCAGCACCCGTTTGCAAAACCCGTGAATGGTGAAAATGGCGGCTTCATCGAAACCACGCAAGGCGTTGCTCAGGCGGCGAATCGCCAGTTCCCGATCCGGGGCCAAATCCAGTAAGCGCATCCCCAGTTCATCCTCATCATCCGCGCGGCCCCGGAGAAAGGCGTGGCGGATTTGCGCCAAGCGGCCTCGAATGCGGTCGCGCAGTTCCTTGGTGGCGGCGTTGGTGTAGGTCACTACCAGAATGCGGTTCACCGGAATATGCCCCTCAACCACCAGGCGCACATAGAGCGCGGTGATGGTGTAGGTCTTGCCGGTGCCGGCGCTGGCTTCGATCAGGTTGAAGCCGCTCAGAGGCGTGTAGAGCGGGTCGAGACGTTGCATGGTGCTGAATCTGCTGCGTTGAGAAGGTAGCGTTGAAGGCGTTCCCCATGGTCAAGACCAAAATCCTATGAAACTTAATGAGCCCTGTTCAAATTTGAGTTTAGCCGGATGCGCCAAAAAATATCATGCAGGCGCACAGTCTTCAGCCAGTCAGCTTTGCCAACGGCTCCCCCATGCGCACAATGGCGTCGCGCTGCATTTCACGCTCCCAACGAACTTTCTGTGGGCTGAACAACAGGATGACGGTGGAACCCATGTTGAAACGGCCCATTTCTGCCCCCTGATCCAACTGCACCGCGCCGTCGCCCTGCAATGGATAGCTCCAGTGGCGGATCGTTGTTCCCAAGGGCGGGGTTATCGCCCCGGCCCACACGGTTTCGATGGACGCCACATTGATCGCCCCAACCAGCACCAGCGCCATCGGTCCCGCCGCCGT includes these proteins:
- the gspC gene encoding type II secretion system protein GspC, producing the protein MKLSLVKATPHILRIIAQFLPRILPRSETGSRAAVIAVNMLLVIALAHTLARLTLAMLTGQSSSPIQITTEPAAGLATGEGSTSQQPADVAAIRAWHLFGKVETHRPVAPPPVVVPVTPLNLRLVGVFFTERNQGSALALIADGNSLERGYRIGDPLPGGARLERIERDQVVVSRNGREELIKLPKLDDPNRPVVAPEPPEPPMPVEEPGPTTFNAPQAIDASDIAGRLRGEASSRSQALEDIAFASPYVQNGRFVGFRLRPGRDRRIFQQLGLNGGDVLTEINGMRLSSPAQGLALLQELINASQIDVRVLRNGAEVPLTFTLDGS
- a CDS encoding thioesterase family protein, whose translation is MRIESPLSLYTGIVPPEWIDYNGHMNVAYYVLAFDHATDALMDYLGMGQDYRESQQCSAFVVESHVNYQRELVAGDPMRITTQLLGFDSKRIHYFHRLYHATRGFLSATTELIVIHVDLAERHSATMPLPVLNRLGDLMTQHLQLPRPLQSGRVIGVRAKPAVAGVTAITPSLALSRGQR
- a CDS encoding sulfurtransferase — encoded protein: MSSATCLPALIEPESLQTHLADPAVLIVDLCDPASYAAGHIPGAVHLAYSELIRIKPPAMGLLPAESDLSQVFSRLGLIPEQQVVAYDEEGNGRAGRLLWTLAALGHERLSMLNGGIHAWDAVGGALEAQFRHPERRTYQAQFVNPEAVADRDYILSRLGQADVALLDTRTAAEYAGADVRAVRGGHIPGAVNLNWTDAMDSQRQLRFQPDPVLREMLEIRGVTPDKEVIVYCQTHHRSAHTYWVLRHLGYSRLRGYPGAWSEWGNDPALPIET
- the orn gene encoding oligoribonuclease; the protein is MSPENLIWIDLEMTGLAPQTDYIIEIATIVTDSQLNILAEGPVLAIHQSDAVLAAMDDWNQKQHGESGLIARVRASRIDEREAELRTLEFLRPLVPRDKSPMCGNSICQDRRFLARWMPELEAWFHYRNLDVSTVKELGRRWYPERIKGFNKSSTHLALQDVRDSIEELRFYRERLFVAAPDGS
- a CDS encoding carbohydrate ABC transporter permease, with protein sequence MIAASLMPPGEATSYPPRLWPSAMTFEHYRALFTRLDLARYLLNSTLLASAVTLISLLINSMAGYAFAKFRFRGRDRLFQSLLAALVIPAQVAMLPLFLLLKQFGLINTYGGVIIPGMASIFGIFLIRQYLLAIPDSLLDAARMDGASEFRIYWSLVLPLCRPILVTLGIFTFMGTWNDFMWPLIVLTDSAMQTLPVALANLLGEHVQDTELMMAGSVLTVLPVMLLFVVLQRYYIAGIMLGGIKG
- a CDS encoding sugar ABC transporter permease — protein: MIYHPHLRISSAWAFLAPALLLIAVFFFLPIFAALLLSFTDFDIYALGDLDRLRFIGFSNYLQLLQSPLFWTALGNTFYFVIVGGPLSVAVSLGAALLVNAPLTRFPGFFRAAFFLPVVTTLVAVAVVWRYLYHPRYGLLNYLLSLAGVDPIDWLGDPDWAMPAIILMAVWKNFGFNMIIFIAGLQNIPTQLYEAARIDGAGAWRQFRYITLPLLGPTFLFVALMTMIGYFQVFAEPYVMTQGGPANRTLSVVLLMYEEGFRWWNMGYASAVAFVLFALILAGTLLQLKLRQREPS
- a CDS encoding sugar ABC transporter substrate-binding protein: MGQEGEQVKALLPGFERRYPDIRVRVQQIPWSAAHEKLLTAYAGDAMPDLFQLGNTWIPEFVALRAVAPLDERLKTWPDAALADYFPGILATNRLDNQTWALPWYVDTRLFFYRTDLLAEVGFNEPPATWDDWLQAMARLKTLSGAERYAILLPINEWQLPVILALQHGADLLRDRNQYGHFQDPRFREAFTFYLSLFDEGLAPPVSHSQMTNIYQEFANGAFAVYVSGPWNIGEFGRRLPVAMQGKWITAALPGASLAGGASLALSRTSPRQEAAWKLLEYLAQPEQQARFYQLTGDLPARQSAWSAPVLASNRYAQAFRQQLQQVQPTPPIPEWERIANRIAYYAELAVRQEMSVDEALTALDRDVDQILEKRRWLLEQGLTP
- a CDS encoding DUF2887 domain-containing protein is translated as MTLKGIERRLDGIYEPDGHDGPVYVIEFQGQAWAPARYNLLAKIGLYGELHPERDVRGLLIFLHKGDDAGAPPVAVESLFTVAYLDEILPAWRAREPDNPFVAVFTPLLVKADDELWTCAPHAWQTIQTAPLKPATRITLERILEFWLFERFPFLTMKELRTMLSVLLSC
- a CDS encoding DUF4351 domain-containing protein; its protein translation is MIKKYIPWNVGITASETITPLEQTVIYKEIFAEGEAKGKAEGEARGEARGEARGEVKGKAEGLKRLLTRRFGRVPRWAIQRLDTAAMEQLDAWLEGIFDARSLEELIGPKPKKSVKPSADV